In Stigmatopora nigra isolate UIUO_SnigA chromosome 18, RoL_Snig_1.1, whole genome shotgun sequence, one genomic interval encodes:
- the csnk1db gene encoding casein kinase I isoform X1, which yields MELRVGNRYRLGRKIGSGSFGDIYLGTDISVGEEVAIKLECVKTKHPQLHIESKIYKMMQGGVGIPSIKWCGAEGDYNVMVMELLGPSLEDLFNFCSRKFSLKTVLLLADQMISRIEYIHSKNFIHRDVKPDNFLMGLGKKGNLVYIIDFGLAKKYRDARTHQHIPYRENKNLTGTARYASINTHLGIEQSRRDDLESLGYVLMYFNLGSLPWQGLKAATKRQKYERISEKKMSTPIEILCKGYPSEFATYLNFCRSLRFDDKPDYSYLRQLFRNLFHRQGFSYDYVFDWNMLKFGANRAAEEAERERRDREDRLRPVRNPAARGVPAAASGRPRGAQDRAPPAPLTPTSHAASPRQASGMERERKVSMRLHRDAPVNVSSSDLTGRQDTSRMSTSQMVSSALPAGLHSLAPR from the exons ATGGAACTTAGAGTCGGAAACCGATACAGACTCGGCAGAAAAATCGGAAGTGGTTCGTTTGGTGACATCTATTTAG GCACAGACATTTCCGTGGGCGAAGAGGTTGCCATTAAATTGGAATGTGTGAAGACCAAGCACCCCCAGCTTCACATTGAAAGCAAGATCTACAAGATGATGCAGGGAGGAg TGGGTATCCCATCTATAAAATGGTGCGGAGCAGAAGGCGACTATAATGTGATGGTGATGGAGCTGCTGGGACCCAGCCTGGAGGATCTCTTCAATTTTTGCTCCCGCAAGTTCAGCCTCAAAACGGTCCTCCTCCTCGCCGATCAAATG ATCAGCCGCATCGAGTACATCCACTCCAAGAACTTCATCCACCGAGACGTGAAGCCCGATAACTTTCTGATGGGGCTGGGAAAAAAGGGCAACCTGGTCTACATCATTGACTTTGGCCTGGCCAAAAAATACCGCGACGCCCGCACTCACCAGCACATCCCCTACCGCGAGAACAAGAACCTGACGGGCACGGCCAGATACGCCTCCATCAACACCCACCTGGGAATCG AGCAGTCCAGGCGTGACGACTTGGAGTCCTTGGGCTACGTCCTGATGTATTTTAATTTGGGCTCTCTGCCTTGGCAAGGCCTCAAGGCCGCCACCAAGAGGCAAAAGTACGAGCGCATTAGCGAGAAGAAAATGTCTACCCCCATTGAGATCCTCTGCAAAGGATACCCAT CCGAATTTGCCACCTACCTGAATTTCTGCCGTTCCCTGCGCTTCGACGACAAGCCCGACTACTCGTACCTGCGGCAGCTTTTCCGCAACCTTTTCCACCGGCAGGGATTCTCTTACGACTACGTCTTTGACTGGAATATGCTCAAGTTT GGAGCCAACCGCGCGGCGGAGGAAGCGGAAAGAGAGCGGCGCGACCGAGAGGACAGGCTGAGGCCCGTCAGGAATCCGGCCGCCAGGGGAGTGCCCGCCGCCGCTTCGGGACGCCCTCGGGGAGCCCAGGATCGAGCCCCGCCCGCCCCCCTCACGCCCACCTCGCACGCCG CTTCCCCGCGTCAAGCGTCCGGCATGGAGCGGGAGCGCAAAGTCAGCATGCGCCTTCACCGCGACGCCCCGGTCAACGTCTCCTCGTCGGATCTGACCGGACGACAGGACACTTCTCGCATGTCCACCTCACAG ATGGTGTCGAGCGCCCTGCCCGCCGGTCTCCATTCTCTGGCTCCTCGGTGA
- the LOC144211217 gene encoding monocarboxylate transporter 4-like, with protein sequence MGGAVADEGPGGVKAPDGGWGWAVLLGCFVITGFSYAFPKAVSVFFKELIQEFHVGYSDTAWISSILLAMLYGTGPLCSVLVNRFGCRPVMMVGGILASLGMILASFATTVVHIYLSVGVVTGLGLALNFQPSLIMLNRYFSEKRPLANGLAAAGSPVALCCLSPLGQILQYRYGWRGGFLILGGLLLNCCACGALMRPLAPPRERRDADLPAAAEKKARPGRKLLDLSVFRDKGFVVYTVAASVMVLGLFVPPVFVVNYAKGLGYEDTHSALLLTVLGFVDMFARPLCGVVAGLKWVRPKCVYFFSLAMIFNGVTDLVGSQAHNYGGLVVFCMFFGLSYGMVGALQFEVLMAIVGTDKFPSAIGLVLLMEAVAVLLGPPGAGRLLDATHNYTYVFLLAGCEVVLSAVLMGAGNFLCIPKKGRDPEAALEMAAPAAAAEDERESLGKQTEGKGEEEGRENTGEGSS encoded by the exons ATGGGGGGAGCTGTGGCGGACGAGGGACCCGGCGGGGTCAAGGCCCCCGACGGCGGCTGGGGCTGGGCCGTCCTGCTGGGCTGCTTCGTCATCACGGGCTTCTCCTACGCCTTCCCCAAGGCCGTCAGCGTCTTCTTCAAGGAGCTGATCCAAGAATTCCACGTGGGCTACAGTGACACGGCCTGGATATCCTCCATATTGCTGGCCATGCTCTACGGCACAG GTCCCCTTTGCAGCGTGCTGGTCAACCGCTTCGGCTGTCGACCGGTGATGATGGTGGGCGGGATCTTGGCTTCGCTGGGCATGATCCTGGCTTCCTTTGCCACCACCGTCGTGCACATCTACCTTTCCGTGGGCGTGGTCACGG GTCTGGGCCTGGCTCTGAACTTCCAGCCCTCCCTGATCATGCTCAACCGCTACTTCAGCGAGAAGCGACCCCTGGCCAACGGCCTGGCGGCCGCCGGCAGCCCCGTGGCCCTGTGCTGCCTGTCCCCGCTGGGCCAGATCCTGCAGTACCGCTACGGCTGGAGGGGCGGCTTCCTCATCCTGGGGGGGTTGCTGCTCAACTGCTGCGCCTGCGGGGCCCTGATGAGGCCCCTGGCGCCGCCCCGGGAGCGCCGGGACGCCGACCtcccggcggcggcggagaaGAAGGCCCGGCCCGGCAGGAAGTTGCTGGACCTGAGCGTGTTCCGCGACAAGGGTTTCGTGGTGTACACGGTGGCGGCCTCGGTCATGGTGCTGGGCTTGTTCGTGCCGCCCGTCTTCGTGGTCAACTACGCCAAAGGCCTGGGCTACGAGGACACCCACTCGGCGCTCCTGCTCACCGTCTTGGGCTTCGTGGACATGTTCGCCCGTCCCCTGTGCGGCGTGGTGGCGGGGCTCAAGTGGGTCCGACCCAAGTGCGTCTACTTCTTCAGTTTGGCCATGATCTTCAACGGCGTCACCGATCTGGTGGGCTCGCAG GCCCACAATTACGGCGGTCTGGTGGTCTTCTGCATGTTCTTTGGCTTATCCTACGGCATGGTGGGCGCCTTGCAGTTTGAAGTCCTCATGGCTATCGTGGGCACCGACAAGTTCCCCAGCGCCATCGGCCTGGTCCTCTTGATGGAAGCCGTAGCCGTACTGCTGGGTCCTCCGGGAGCGG GTCGCCTGCTGGACGCCACTCACAATTACACGTACGTCTTCCTGCTGGCCGGCTGCGAGGTGGTCTTGTCGGCCGTGCTGATGGGCGCCGGGAACTTCCTGTGCATCCCAAAGAAAGGGCGAGATCCGGAGGCCGCGCTGGAAATGGccgcgcccgccgccgccgccgaggatGAGCGGGAGAGCCTGGGGAAGCAGACAGAGGGgaagggggaagaggaggggagGGAGAATACTGGAGAGGGTTCCTCGTAA
- the csnk1db gene encoding casein kinase I isoform X2, protein MELRVGNRYRLGRKIGSGSFGDIYLGTDISVGEEVAIKLECVKTKHPQLHIESKIYKMMQGGVGIPSIKWCGAEGDYNVMVMELLGPSLEDLFNFCSRKFSLKTVLLLADQMISRIEYIHSKNFIHRDVKPDNFLMGLGKKGNLVYIIDFGLAKKYRDARTHQHIPYRENKNLTGTARYASINTHLGIEQSRRDDLESLGYVLMYFNLGSLPWQGLKAATKRQKYERISEKKMSTPIEILCKGYPSEFATYLNFCRSLRFDDKPDYSYLRQLFRNLFHRQGFSYDYVFDWNMLKFGANRAAEEAERERRDREDRLRPVRNPAARGVPAAASGRPRGAQDRAPPAPLTPTSHAASPRQASGMERERKVSMRLHRDAPVNVSSSDLTGRQDTSRMSTSQNSIPYEHHAK, encoded by the exons ATGGAACTTAGAGTCGGAAACCGATACAGACTCGGCAGAAAAATCGGAAGTGGTTCGTTTGGTGACATCTATTTAG GCACAGACATTTCCGTGGGCGAAGAGGTTGCCATTAAATTGGAATGTGTGAAGACCAAGCACCCCCAGCTTCACATTGAAAGCAAGATCTACAAGATGATGCAGGGAGGAg TGGGTATCCCATCTATAAAATGGTGCGGAGCAGAAGGCGACTATAATGTGATGGTGATGGAGCTGCTGGGACCCAGCCTGGAGGATCTCTTCAATTTTTGCTCCCGCAAGTTCAGCCTCAAAACGGTCCTCCTCCTCGCCGATCAAATG ATCAGCCGCATCGAGTACATCCACTCCAAGAACTTCATCCACCGAGACGTGAAGCCCGATAACTTTCTGATGGGGCTGGGAAAAAAGGGCAACCTGGTCTACATCATTGACTTTGGCCTGGCCAAAAAATACCGCGACGCCCGCACTCACCAGCACATCCCCTACCGCGAGAACAAGAACCTGACGGGCACGGCCAGATACGCCTCCATCAACACCCACCTGGGAATCG AGCAGTCCAGGCGTGACGACTTGGAGTCCTTGGGCTACGTCCTGATGTATTTTAATTTGGGCTCTCTGCCTTGGCAAGGCCTCAAGGCCGCCACCAAGAGGCAAAAGTACGAGCGCATTAGCGAGAAGAAAATGTCTACCCCCATTGAGATCCTCTGCAAAGGATACCCAT CCGAATTTGCCACCTACCTGAATTTCTGCCGTTCCCTGCGCTTCGACGACAAGCCCGACTACTCGTACCTGCGGCAGCTTTTCCGCAACCTTTTCCACCGGCAGGGATTCTCTTACGACTACGTCTTTGACTGGAATATGCTCAAGTTT GGAGCCAACCGCGCGGCGGAGGAAGCGGAAAGAGAGCGGCGCGACCGAGAGGACAGGCTGAGGCCCGTCAGGAATCCGGCCGCCAGGGGAGTGCCCGCCGCCGCTTCGGGACGCCCTCGGGGAGCCCAGGATCGAGCCCCGCCCGCCCCCCTCACGCCCACCTCGCACGCCG CTTCCCCGCGTCAAGCGTCCGGCATGGAGCGGGAGCGCAAAGTCAGCATGCGCCTTCACCGCGACGCCCCGGTCAACGTCTCCTCGTCGGATCTGACCGGACGACAGGACACTTCTCGCATGTCCACCTCACAG AATAGCATTCCCTACGAACATCACGCCAAGTAG
- the LOC144211444 gene encoding DELTA-actitoxin-Aeq1a-like, which yields MPETAESHAFHLTTNRNCTIEVLNLTSAFCLTNPKVHMESGFPYSPPQPTVRLGRGEVCSFTKDDNTASGAVGLLTYELFHMSKKQCSEMLAVMFSVPFDYTFYKNWVGVGIFPKSRQTDEKLYKEMYNSKDQGDFVRHKADGSGVEYRGRELEVAACMSNEGHAIIKLEIHDRSA from the exons ATGCCAGAGACCGCCGAGTCGCACGCCTTCCACTTGACCACCAACCGCAACTGCACCATCGAGGTCCTCAACCTGACCTCGGCCTTCTGCCTCACCAACCCCAA GGTCCACATGGAGAGCGGGTTCCCCTACAGCCCCCCGCAGCCCACGGTGCGCCTGGGCCGCGGCGAGGTGTGCTCCTTCACCAAGGACGACAACACGGCCTCGGGCGCGGTGGGCCTGCTGACCTACGAGCTCTTCCACATGAGCAAGAAGCAGTGCAGCGAGATGTTGGCCGTCATGTTCTCCGTGCCCTTCGACTACACCTTCTACAAGAACTGGGTGGGGGTGGGCATCTTCCCCAAGTCCCGCCAAACCGACGAGAAGCTCTACAAGGAGATGTACAACTCCAAGGACCAAGGCGACTTTGTGCGCCACAAGGCCGACGGCTCCGGCGTGGAGTACCGCGGGCGGGAGCTGGAAGTGGCCGCCTGCATGTCCAACGAGGGTCACGCCATCATCAAGCTGGAGATCCACGACAGGTCCGCCTAA